From a region of the uncultured Draconibacterium sp. genome:
- the kynU gene encoding kynureninase codes for MTADQNRIFAEQLDSKDPLRKFRSRFYIESENTIYLDGNSFGRLPIKTKALLTEVVEKQWGTELIESWNQNWYQKSTQLGDKIAPIIGATQGEVIVSDSTSINLYKLAHAALKLQKGKTTIVSDDLNFPTDLYILQGLIKEFGPEYQLHLAQSNDSITIETEELKSKITKNTALVVLSLVAFKSAFMYQLNEITEYAHQMGALVLWDLSHAAGAVEIELNKSNADLAVGCTYKYLNGGPGSPAFLYVHKDLQEKLSSPIQGWFGDALPFEFDLNYRPAKGIRRFLTGTPPVLNLMAIEPGIDIINEAGMATIHQKSIRLSEFFLSLVETELRNYGFEIGSPIKSANRGSHVSLKHDEAYRICQALIHPKSSTTRIIPDFRDPDNIRFGFTPLYTTFREVWLTAQRLKQIIKDKEYGQFSTQRSDVT; via the coding sequence ATGACAGCAGACCAAAACCGAATCTTTGCCGAACAGCTTGACAGTAAAGATCCCTTGCGCAAATTCAGAAGCCGGTTTTACATCGAATCGGAGAATACAATTTACCTTGATGGAAACTCGTTTGGCCGCCTCCCGATCAAAACCAAAGCATTACTTACCGAAGTGGTAGAAAAACAATGGGGAACGGAACTGATCGAAAGCTGGAACCAAAACTGGTATCAGAAATCTACGCAACTGGGAGATAAAATCGCACCTATAATCGGTGCTACGCAAGGAGAAGTTATTGTTTCTGACAGTACTTCGATTAACCTTTACAAGCTGGCACATGCAGCACTGAAATTGCAAAAAGGAAAAACAACAATAGTAAGCGACGATCTTAATTTCCCAACCGACCTTTATATTTTACAAGGACTTATAAAAGAATTTGGCCCGGAATACCAGCTCCATCTGGCACAATCAAACGATAGCATTACAATTGAAACGGAAGAGCTAAAATCGAAGATCACAAAAAATACAGCTTTGGTTGTACTCTCGCTCGTTGCGTTTAAGAGTGCATTTATGTACCAGCTTAACGAAATAACAGAATATGCGCATCAAATGGGAGCGCTGGTTCTTTGGGATCTTAGTCATGCCGCGGGTGCCGTTGAAATTGAGTTGAATAAATCCAATGCAGATTTGGCTGTAGGCTGCACTTACAAATACCTCAACGGAGGTCCCGGGTCGCCTGCATTTTTATACGTTCACAAAGATTTACAAGAGAAACTGTCATCTCCAATACAGGGTTGGTTTGGCGATGCTTTGCCATTTGAATTCGATTTAAACTACCGGCCGGCCAAAGGTATTCGAAGATTCCTTACGGGAACACCTCCGGTACTTAATCTTATGGCAATAGAACCGGGCATTGATATAATCAACGAAGCAGGGATGGCAACCATTCATCAAAAAAGCATCCGGCTTTCTGAGTTCTTCCTTTCGCTGGTTGAAACGGAATTACGTAATTATGGATTTGAAATAGGTTCTCCAATAAAGTCAGCAAACAGAGGATCGCACGTTTCGCTAAAACACGATGAAGCCTATCGGATTTGCCAGGCACTAATTCATCCAAAATCTTCTACTACCCGAATCATTCCCGACTTTCGCGATCCCGATAATATTCGTTTTGGGTTTACGCCACTTTATACCACTTTTAGAGAAGTATGGCTCACAGCTCAACGCCTTAAGCAGATAATAAAAGACAAAGAGTACGGGCAATTTTCAACGCAAAGATCAGACGTTACTTAG